One region of Deltaproteobacteria bacterium RIFCSPHIGHO2_02_FULL_44_16 genomic DNA includes:
- a CDS encoding cold-shock protein, translating into MSKKKGTVKWFNNSKGFGFITPDDGEKDLFVHHTSILAEGYKSLAEGQRVEFNVGRGPKGENATDVVVI; encoded by the coding sequence ATGTCCAAGAAGAAAGGAACCGTAAAGTGGTTCAACAACAGTAAGGGTTTCGGTTTTATTACCCCAGATGATGGCGAAAAGGATCTTTTCGTCCACCACACCAGCATTTTAGCGGAAGGGTACAAATCCTTAGCTGAAGGCCAAAGAGTTGAATTCAACGTTGGCCGCGGTCCTAAAGGCGAAAACGCCACAGATGTTGTGGTTATCTAA
- a CDS encoding peptidylprolyl isomerase, producing MKRILIAGALFIPLLAFAGGKMVTTATGLKYEDQKAGTGTAAAKGKKVVVHYTGWLDENGKKGKKFDSSVDHGAPFDFVLGVGQVIQGWDEGVAGMMIGGKRTLYIPSKLGYGERGAGGAIPPNANLIFDVELLSVK from the coding sequence ATGAAGCGTATTCTTATTGCAGGAGCTCTTTTTATTCCACTTTTAGCATTTGCAGGAGGAAAAATGGTAACAACAGCAACGGGATTGAAGTACGAGGATCAAAAGGCAGGAACAGGGACAGCAGCAGCAAAAGGGAAGAAAGTGGTCGTCCATTACACGGGTTGGCTGGATGAGAATGGCAAGAAGGGGAAGAAGTTTGATAGCTCCGTAGATCATGGCGCTCCCTTTGATTTCGTTTTAGGGGTCGGTCAAGTCATTCAAGGTTGGGACGAAGGAGTTGCGGGGATGATGATCGGTGGGAAGCGAACTCTCTATATTCCTTCAAAGCTTGGTTATGGTGAACGTGGTGCAGGCGGGGCCATTCCTCCGAATGCGAATCTTATTTTTGATGTCGAACTTCTCAGCGTAAAGTAA